In Sphingomonas sp. SORGH_AS_0950, the following are encoded in one genomic region:
- the gmk gene encoding guanylate kinase, protein MPNSPANPDDPHKLKRRGMLFVLSSPSGAGKSTIARKLLADDAGLQMSVSATTRPIRPGEEDGKDYHFVDLEQFRHMVANDEFLEWAHVFDNRYGTPRAQVEAMLAAGKDVLFDIDWQGAQQLFQIAGGDVVRVFIFPPSMEELRQRLERRATDSVAVIDARMARATNEVSHWDGYDYVLVNDDVEQCFQGVKTILQAERLKRSRQTGLIGFIRKLTTK, encoded by the coding sequence ATGCCCAATTCGCCCGCCAATCCCGACGATCCCCACAAGTTGAAGCGCCGCGGCATGTTGTTCGTGCTGTCCTCTCCCTCGGGCGCGGGCAAGTCGACCATCGCGCGTAAGCTGCTGGCAGACGATGCGGGCCTTCAGATGTCAGTGTCGGCGACGACCCGTCCGATCCGTCCCGGCGAAGAGGACGGCAAGGACTATCACTTCGTCGACCTCGAGCAATTTCGCCACATGGTGGCGAATGACGAGTTCCTGGAATGGGCGCATGTCTTCGACAATCGCTACGGCACGCCGCGCGCGCAGGTCGAGGCGATGCTGGCGGCCGGCAAGGACGTGCTGTTCGACATCGACTGGCAGGGCGCGCAGCAGCTGTTCCAGATTGCGGGCGGCGACGTGGTCCGCGTCTTCATCTTCCCCCCCTCGATGGAGGAACTGCGCCAGCGACTCGAGCGCCGCGCGACCGACTCGGTGGCGGTGATCGACGCGCGCATGGCCCGTGCGACCAATGAGGTCAGCCACTGGGACGGCTATGACTATGTCCTGGTCAATGACGATGTGGAACAGTGTTTCCAGGGGGTGAAGACCATCCTCCAGGCCGAACGACTGAAGCGTTCGCGCCAGACCGGG
- the gshB gene encoding glutathione synthase encodes MSKPLTVAVQMDPMDQINIAGDSSFALMLSAQARGHKLFHYDAGDLNWSDGHLWTKAHPVTVQRVAGDHYSFGEPVKLDLGDEADVVLMRQDPPFDLGYITATHLLERVAEKTLVVNNPRSVRNAPEKVFVLDYPQFMPPTLVTRSLDEARAFLAQHGEIVIKPLHGNGGKAIFKVGRDGANLSALIEVFNTAYREPHMVQAFLPAVAKGDKRIVLIDGEVAGAINRLPGEGEIRSNLAVGGSAEKTELTAREREICSVLGPELKRRGLLFVGIDVIGGEWLTEINVTSPTGIVAIEKFDGTDVAAMIWDAIEAKVAAKG; translated from the coding sequence CGGGGACTCGAGCTTCGCGCTGATGCTGTCGGCGCAGGCACGGGGACACAAGCTGTTCCATTATGATGCGGGCGACCTCAACTGGTCGGACGGGCATCTCTGGACCAAGGCGCATCCCGTCACCGTGCAACGGGTCGCGGGCGATCATTATAGCTTCGGCGAGCCGGTGAAGCTGGACCTGGGCGACGAGGCCGATGTCGTGCTGATGCGCCAGGACCCGCCCTTCGACCTGGGCTATATCACCGCCACCCATTTGCTGGAGCGGGTCGCCGAGAAGACGCTGGTCGTCAACAATCCGCGCAGCGTGCGCAACGCGCCGGAAAAGGTCTTCGTCCTCGACTATCCGCAATTCATGCCGCCGACGCTCGTCACCCGTTCGCTGGACGAGGCGCGGGCGTTCCTGGCCCAGCATGGCGAGATCGTCATCAAGCCGTTGCACGGCAATGGCGGCAAGGCGATCTTCAAGGTCGGGCGCGACGGCGCGAACCTGTCCGCGCTGATCGAGGTGTTCAACACCGCATATCGCGAACCGCATATGGTGCAGGCGTTCCTTCCGGCGGTAGCGAAGGGCGACAAGCGGATCGTCCTGATCGACGGCGAGGTCGCGGGCGCGATCAACCGCCTGCCGGGCGAGGGTGAGATCCGCTCCAACCTGGCGGTCGGCGGCTCGGCGGAGAAGACCGAGCTGACGGCGCGCGAACGCGAGATCTGCTCGGTGCTGGGGCCGGAGCTGAAGCGGCGCGGGCTGTTGTTCGTCGGGATCGACGTGATCGGCGGCGAATGGCTGACCGAGATCAACGTCACCTCCCCCACCGGCATCGTCGCGATCGAGAAATTCGACGGCACCGATGTCGCCGCCATGATCTGGGATGCGATCGAGGCCAAGGTCGCGGCCAAGGGCTGA